The following proteins are co-located in the Methylocystis sp. IM3 genome:
- a CDS encoding DUF1259 domain-containing protein — protein sequence MNLAFAALAAPLLLLSAPTAMAETDWSQVDAAIGKKPAISGTVHRYGLPRSDLHVTLDGVSIKPGLALGGWIAFEPAGQETIMMADLVLTETEVTPVMQSLLASGVEITAVHNHLLRASPATLYMHVGAHGDPVKLAQIIRDALAKTRTPFGISAPSAVEPPKIGFDTAQVDEALGFQGSNNGGVFQFSVPKLDQLKIDGSTIAPAIGVANVINFQPTNGGKAAITGDFVATTKEVEPLLKILQSNGIEVTALHNHMLDEEPRLFFVHFWANDDAVKLARALRAGLDAVHAAAKS from the coding sequence ATGAATTTGGCGTTCGCCGCTCTCGCCGCACCTCTCCTGCTTTTGTCCGCGCCTACGGCCATGGCTGAAACGGACTGGTCACAGGTCGACGCGGCCATCGGCAAAAAACCCGCCATCTCGGGAACCGTGCACAGATACGGCCTGCCGCGCAGTGATCTTCATGTCACCCTCGACGGCGTCAGCATCAAGCCGGGCCTCGCCCTTGGCGGCTGGATCGCGTTCGAGCCAGCGGGGCAAGAAACCATCATGATGGCCGACCTTGTGCTGACTGAAACCGAAGTAACCCCGGTGATGCAGTCTCTGCTGGCCAGTGGCGTCGAGATCACGGCCGTTCATAACCACCTGCTGCGCGCAAGCCCTGCTACTCTTTACATGCATGTGGGCGCGCACGGCGATCCGGTAAAGCTGGCCCAAATTATCCGGGATGCCCTTGCGAAAACGAGAACGCCCTTTGGGATCTCCGCCCCCTCGGCCGTCGAACCCCCGAAAATCGGCTTCGATACCGCACAAGTTGACGAAGCTCTTGGCTTTCAGGGCAGTAACAATGGCGGCGTGTTTCAATTCAGCGTCCCGAAGTTGGACCAACTGAAAATTGACGGCTCCACAATCGCCCCTGCCATTGGGGTCGCAAATGTCATCAACTTCCAGCCCACAAATGGAGGTAAGGCGGCAATAACGGGGGATTTTGTCGCGACCACAAAGGAAGTCGAGCCGCTCTTAAAAATCCTCCAAAGCAACGGGATCGAGGTCACCGCCCTGCATAACCATATGCTCGACGAGGAGCCCCGACTGTTTTTCGTGCATTTCTGGGCGAACGAC